Part of the Salminus brasiliensis chromosome 2, fSalBra1.hap2, whole genome shotgun sequence genome, CCATGCCTCTGTACGCTGATCCTTGCCTAAACCACACAGAACATTTCCTGTGGTAAGAATGCATCAGACATGGAAGGCTGTACGCTACATGTGCAAAAGGGCAACTTCGAATTCATATGTGAAAACGGTTTCCATGATTCcaaaggttcacttacttttcctTGCAACTTTAGGCTAATATGTATTTTGCATGAACACATCAAGAAAGTACACACAGAGAAATCTGAATAATCCCACAACAAACTATTTATTCCATACAATAAAAAGTTATGTATCATTTTTAGTTCCAATTCATTGAATTGGTAACATAGACGTACCCCATTCTTATTCACTGTTATTCTCACTTGCCCCGACTCAACAATGTAAAAGCAATCTGCACTATCTCCctggaaaaaagacaaaaatactgACATTAGTCCTGGAATAAGGAGGAACAGCCACCAAATCATGCAAAAACTGATTTACTATTTACCAAATCCAATTTACAATCCCATATGAATGagtaacataaaaaaataaataacaaaacaatcaaaCTAAAAACATATGTATCACCTGAGCTATGATCCTCTCACCATCACTGTAAAGCTGACAGCACAGAACATCCACCACCTTCATTCTCTCCCCTGACTGAGGGCGCAGAAAGCAAAAGCAAGCCTGAGAGATGATAAACTTTTACCAATAACGCTAGCTGGACAGTTGTGTGTTACAGAGAAGCAGTAGCCTACTTTCAGGGATTCAAGTAGTGGAACAGACTTTATAAATGCCTCATACAGCTTCCTTTTCTTTGCATTGTTTCGGACAATGATCCTTCGGAAAGTCACCCTATCCTAAAtcacaaaataaaacatttaaattctCATGTAGAATTTTTCAAACATTTACTCTTTTATTTACACAATAATGCAGTGATCCCCAGTCTTTGCTCCACGTTTGTGTTTTTCCACACTACAACACCTGATCTAGGTCACTAGGTCTAGACTGGAGCACACTTTAGAAAGGTTGAAGCCAAGCAAAGGGCTAAAGCTGTGTCACCAACCAGGCACCACAGAGCTCCAACCGAGGTAGCAATGATGGTTGCAGCCCTGGGTGTGTTGTACATCAGTGCCAGCTCTCCAAAACTGCCGTGGTTCTTGTAAGTGCCCCTCAACCTCTCCTCGCCATCCACTTTCATATAGATGCTAAATGTCCCCCTAAGATAAAGGAAAACTGTTTTGAGCTACTGGTTTCGATATTGCAACATTAATTGGGAATATTCACGTTCATTATATTGTATGTTTGTTCAAGTTCAGGACTGTAAAGTCCATGGGACTATAAAGTCCAGTTTTGCGCACATTTAAGCGTTCCATTTTCACTTAGAGCTGGCACTACTTTAATAATCCAAAAATAAACATTCATCAGTGTACCCAACATATCTCTGACTAAATATACATGTTTTGTAAAGAGAAGTactaaacacagcctctgtagctaatctAAACACGTATTCTCAGCAAattctaatgaagtctgagTCTGAGCGTTGCTAAGATCCATGATTTTCCAGTCTCAAAATTCCAAGGCCGTTAAACTGTAGTCTGAAGGTTGTCACTTTCATTTGGGATAGAACCAGAAGGGGGCAGCAATCAGCTGATTCTGTTTGAATAAGACCTATTTATTCGTATTGTTTCTTTCTGCATAAGAGGCTTGTTTTCTGATCGCACAGATAACAAATCTTAATCATGTCTGGGCAGTGTTTCAAAGACACTCTTGTCTCAAATCAAATTTCCAAGCTCTTCAACTTTTATACAAACACTCATCATACTTGGGTTCCTCTAAGCAGCAGTCTAAAGATAGGAAAACAGAAGTAAATTATGCCCACAAGGTACTTTTAAGAACGTTATATCTAAAGTGTGGACTGTTATTAAGAAATgccagttcaggggaactgtggaggccAGGATGACATCTGCAATCCCaagaaaactctcagagataacTGCTTCAATGCTGGCAAAGGTCAAAATAGAACTATTTTGCCTAATTAGAAATGGTGTGATTGGAGAAAAAGGAACTTTACATTTCATGAAAAATATGAACATGTCAACTGTAAGGCATGGGGGTGGATAGATCATGTTTTGGGGTTTCAATATTTCAAAGGGTGAAGGGAATAATGcattccacaaaataccagtaAATCCTGAATGCAAATGCCACACACTCTGAAAAAGTTTGAACCTGAAAAGAATAACAAATCAAAGCTTGAAGAATAGCcgtcacagtcccctgacctaaacatcatggAAAATGTGTGGATCAACCACAAAaagctgtgcatgcaagatGACCCATAAACACTTCTAAATTAGATGCATTATGCAAAGAAGAGTCAGGGGAAATTCCATCTACAAAAACTAAAGAGTTTAAGCTGGCTACAAAGTGTGGCTacaagctgtgatttctgccaaaggGGGTGTTAATAAGTTCTGACTTTGTAAGCTGTCCAAACTTTAGCACAAGCCACATTAATAATTGTTTGATTTGCTACAGAGAAGTGTGATAGAAATTCAGGCTGTGTCATTTTCATCAGAAGGGGGCAGTAATCAGCTGATTCTGTTCCCATAAGACCTATTTATATTTCTCTTCTGCTGAAGAGTTTTCTGATTATGGACAGTTCCTATAAAGAGCAGTAAAAGCCTTGGACTCTGCTTTTGTGTTATTGTACTCTATCCATGTGTTTATTTGTCTCTCAAGAAAGGTCAAATTAAGTTTGTCTAGTGATTTATACATCACCTGATCACGCAACACACTATTATAAATGTGTCATTATTCTGAATAACTGAACATCTCTATCAGTTATACACTGTTTAAATGATTCCTGGCTTGGATGTATGGTTCTGAGAAACATAATTATTGaacatttacataataaaaaagGTTATTCACACGTCTGAACCTATTGAGAAGTGCTGTGTGGCATTCCTGAGTGTAATGAACACTTTTAATTCTAACCTTTCAATAACGTAAAAATTGTCCCCATTGTCATCCTGGTCAATGATATGCTCGTCCTCTTGCACTCGTCTTTCAAACATGGCATCCAGCACTTCAGACATCTGCTTCTGTTAAAACCAATAAGACATGCCCAACGACACAGCTGTCATGACAGATTTGTGTCAAATTGTTAATTCAAAGGGCTTAACAAATAAATTGCATTATTATGGCATTAAAGCCAATTTGACATAGACCCTACTTTTTTACAAGCTTAGAAGTAATTGAACAATTACTGATATGCAGTTTAATAGGCGAGTGGGGCATGTTCCCTCATTATTTCAtagcaaattaaaaaaataaaccgTCTGGAGTTGGCACTCTTGAAGGTGACATATCATACACCTTTGTCACAAGTTAATACAGATACCCTGGGGTCTTAACAAAGTGTCTTAACAATTTTTGGTCAAAATACCACTAAAAACCTGGAACCACAGCACCCATTCTCACCCTGTCTAAAACAGCCCTTTTCAGAAGGCCAATTTGAGTGCCTGTTCCTTTAAATAGAAAATGAGCCAATGCTTGACCTAACCAATACAACCTCCCACCCTTCAGCCACAAACCTAACTATCACAACATCCAGTCAAATCAATCTTGAGGAGGTAGGCGTATCATTATCAAAGGTCACAATCAAGAGACACCTTGGAATAAGATGTTACTGAAATTACCACTGCAAAAATACCCACAATTCAGTGGATTTAAGACCTAGACCAGCCATAGATTACAAAGGATTTACatccaagtattaaaaatacTCCTTATATTGATAAAcatgttagtttgtccaattacttttgagccttaAAAAATGAAGGGACAAAATGAAGGGTGTACAGAGGTCATATAACAAAAAGTGCAGCACTtattgtgtccaaatacttatggacctgactgtatgtGCTTAGTCAGATACTGTAGCTTTTCATTTGCTGTGTATTATCTGTCCCAGTCAGTTTCTGACAACAGGATCAGATATTTGGGGGATGGACCATTTGCAGCAAAACATTGGCAATGACACAGTAGCTAGTGTGGTGTTGACATGAGTGTATGAGTAATGCTCAAGACTTTTTTAACATCAGTGCCACTGCTAGGTAGATAGAGGTTTATCAcacaaaaatatccagataaaagctgctctgtggtcagaaaaagGCTACATATGAAGAGCACAGATATAGGGCTGACTAAACAATTGTATATCAGTAGCTCAACTCTAGTTGTAGATCAACAAGATGGACTGACATGGTAGGAAGTCtctcataatatgtaatatctTTAAGTATTCTAAATATTGGAGAGATCTGTACTGGTTGACTGATACATTTGGAATCCTCCTCATGCCGGCACTACTCAGACACTCACTGTGTCTAAGTTCTTAAAGAGCAGAATATCTCTGCAGGCCTCTTGTAGACATTGTCTCTGCTTATCTGTCTTGGAATGGATGATctagacaaagaaaaaaaaacacaataaaaaaacccTGTAAACACATTTTATAGACGTCTACTGCTATGTAGGCTAATATACAAGTCATTCCTTGGTGTTTTTCTCCATGTTAATAGCAATATCCATGTAATTCTCTTACCCTGCACTCCCTGTGTTCCTCCTCTTCATTATAAGGATTGTATGTTTCTGCAGAaactacacagacacacatatacataaagAGACCTGCAGATATCTCTGCACAGTAAGGCATCCAGCAGTTCTTTCAACAGCTATGCTTCATCTAGCTGCTAGAATTCTGCAgatttttcaacatttctgtATAATTCAACATTTGAGACATTACGACTAGTGTGAAGTAAAAACTTATGCCCTACAGAAACATACAGTCAAAAAGGTAGTGGGTATATCAACCAGGTGACTAGTGAGATAAAAGCCTCTAGAAGCTACGTTATAAAGAGTTACTACATGAAAGTTATCAATACATTGCCTAAAGCCACAGATATTGTTTTCAGATTGCAGTAAGATCCACTTTTGGCCTTAacgtaaatgtatttttaaaaagtgtccATTCAGAGTGATATAAGACAATATAGGCCCCAAAGCAAAACATATACAACTCATACAACCGTAGGTTTCATGACACTCTTGTGATTTTTATGATGAATATTTTGCCTCAGCAACAGTTGGCAATTGAAAAGGAAGCTCCTTTGTTCAAAGCGTGCTTTACATAATACacttatgtgtatatatatttgaccGTTGCTGATTAGCATGCATTGCAGACATTGTGACCCGTTGGTTCTTACTACCATCACTGCTCACATCTCCACTGAGCCAAGCCAAACCCCCCTTTTTAAAAACAGGTGGAAACAGCTGATGATTCTGAAGCACCTAACAGTATGTTTATCATCAGTGAAATGCATGTTAGATAAAACCCTTTTCTTTACTGATATGCATGTAACAAACAACACATAATACGCCTTGTTCTTGTttcagtggtaaacaagccctTTTTAAAGCGTTAATCAATGTTTCAGTTTTATGTGAATGAATGTGAATGAAGTTTGTCACAGTAAGCTATATGCAAATATGCTGCAGCGactaaacagaaaacatcaGCTAACCCAGCAAATCTAAAGTAATCAAATCATCGCTGCAGTCAAGGTGTCCAACTACAAATGTAGGTGCTCATATTTTAGGGGTATTACTGTAGTGCAACCTGATATTATAATACAATATCTCAGAACTACAAGATCTGATGACTGACCACACCCCATTTTAAGATAATTATTAATGTTCTAGGCTTATGTTTTATGTAAgttataatgtataattatgTATCACACATTTCTACTTGATCGTATGCTACTGTATCTAAAGTGAcacagctgtgtaaaaggtactgTATGTTAAACATATAGTGTCTTTGAATAGTATTCACTCCCTTAGAtgtttccccttttattgcttttataaatggaatcatggtcaatataatgTGTTCACCCCTTTCTGGTCAGCAGTATATAGTAAAAGCCATTCACCACAATCACAGCCCGAGGTCTCCATCAGGCTTGAACAACTGGGCACAGCAATTGTACTCTATTCCTCTTTGCAAAACTGCTCAAGCTCTGTCAGGTTGTACTGGGGATCACCCATTTCAAGATTTAGGAGTTTACAATCAAGTTGGAATAAGTGCTATATTATGAGCTTTAATAAACATGCATACCAAGATATATGTACATGCATTAATAATTACAGTatcctgtcatttttttttagactGGTTACCCTTCCAAAACTCAAACCTTCTACCATAGATCTGCCTTAAACATGGAGTGGACACTTACTGAGGTACTATGAGGTTATGAGGTAGATTGAGGTACTATGAGTTTAATTAAACCTATAAGCTCAAGTCAATAAGCATGCATTAACAACTAACATGAAATGTTCATTAACATTAGTAATGACCGTATACATTAAGATGTCTACCTTTCCCAAAATTTCCACCATAGATATGCACCAACTTTTATGTGGACACTTGTCAGATATTGTAGTAAAGAAATAAGTTGGAATGAGTGATATATATTATGAAGTATATTATAAGCtttaataaacatataaacTCAGGTCTACATGCATGTCCTAATAAATAGAGTATACATTAAGGTGGTTACCTTTAAaaactcaaaaacaaaaaaatatccCACAGATCTGCTTGGTGTGGACACTTATCCAATATCCTAAGATAACACTGAGTGGGAATGATGGATATATCATGTGTCCACAATTACAGTTCATATTGAGGTGCATTAAATGCCCCCCAAACCCCAAATTCTCAAGGCAGATATGCTCTAAACTTAATGTGGTCAAATATCAGGTTTTTAGGTTGGAATGAGTGACATGTTATGAGCTTTAATAAACATATAGGCTCAGGTCAATATGCATGTGTAAGGTAAccttaatatatttatatattaatatataatatttatatatttatatattaatatttgcaTGTGTAACCttttcaaaaatgttaaattctGTCTTGGTGTGGTCAGTCATGAGATACTATAGTACCGAGTCAAGATGAAATAAGTGATGTGTTATGCGTATTAGACATATAAGCTCATGTTTATATGCATTTATTCATAATTACAGTATAAACTGGAGAGTCTTACCACAACTCAGCACTTCCACATAGATGTGTAAACCCCACGTCAGGTAAAAGTTAACACTTAGCGTAAAGATAAAACGTGCAACGCTTTTTAGACAGTCAAATAAATCCACATCAGAACTGAACTGGAaacattttattgtaattttattcGTTGCAAAAATATTGGTTTGAGGATAGACCTAGAACGCGTTCACGATGCACTAGCTACCGTAATACCCCTGATAATTGAGCCTGTGTGATATTACGTGCAGTTGTAAACTTACCTGAAACTCTTCTTGTAAATGTGCTGGTCGCTGGAGCTGTGATAAAAATGACAACTGAttagaacaaaaacaatttaaaataacaataaagaaaaatgaagaaagaaaaaagagagcgaATACCAAAGTAAGTTAAGCCGAACTAGCTGGCATTATTTTCGTGGACAGTGAGCTATGTCTATGTAGCTATCTTAGCTATTCACCGTACCAAAAAGCTCAACGTCCTCCTCTGCTTTCCCCTCGGTGCAGTGTGTCTCCTGAGACAAATTGACTTTTGTCCCCGGGCGACTAGCGGCTGAGGGCGAGTCCTCGCCTCGATTCTGATTCAGCCGCTCGAAATAGCGCAGAGCGAAGTCCAGCACATCTCTGGGCTGATTCCGCAGCACGTCTACTGTGAACCTAATCAGCAGCTCTTCCAGCCCGGCAGGAATTTCTATACTCATGTTCACTACAGTCGTACAAGCCCTGCAACTGAACAGGCGAGTTTTGTCCTTCTCTCCCCAAAACTGCAGCTCCCTCTCCAAACTCTCTACAAGCGAAGTTCCCTGGTCATGTGATTGCGGTATCCGTGGCAACCGCCCATCAGAGGTGAGACCGCTTCTCTTACAGCAGACCAACACTGTAATCTGGCATATCTGCACATAAACAAGCTGAAGCTGAATTAAAGAGTTAAAGAGGGTTCAGCCCATGGTTTTATTTGAACCCCCATCATTCTGACAAGTTAAGTGGATCTTTGACAAGATAAAggattcatatatatatatatattactgttgGGATATGGAATAAGTATTTATTGATGATTTATTGATGATTGATTTTGATGGAGAGCAGATCTTGCCTTTATTTTTGGGGCGAAGTCCACATGTAAAACAAGACTGCGGTGCATGTTGAGAccattataaatacatttactttCTCTTAGAAGTTAAATAAATGTACGCTCAGCAGTTTAATGCGCTACCACTCTGGCCTGGGGGCCATGAGTCCGAATCCCCAGCTTTACCATCAGCTGCtggagtcggagagagcacaatttgcaGCGCACTTtccggatgggtagatggcattCTCTCCCCTCACTCGTAAGCATTTGCCAGCACACTAGTCTGTTAGCTGGCTTTGCAGGTATGGTACAGGTGGCTTGGTTGACAGTGCGATACTTGGAGAAAGAGGGAAACAAATtgacaaattattaaaaataaatgtaatgatgataataataatacgagacacctgtaataataataataataaatgtaaatacaaattttcaatgaaatcataaaaacattttattttttgttaatatatCTATTATCAGAAATATTTGTTACAGTATTACATCTGGTCAAGCTACAGCATGTTTTGTTGTTCTATCATAcccaaaaatatgaatattgtcACTGTTAGACAAAGAACAACTTCttcatttttgtagtttttacatCTTGGCATTGTGTCAAACTTGTATCTAATCCTGATAGGAGTAATAAAAAAGCTCCAAAATTACCTGGAATCTATTTTTTACAATGATGTCATTAACCTTCCATTAAAAGGTACGAAggttttgccttctcctgtaaagttgccattttagatGTTTTGATCCAACAGCGACAATATGCACGTTGTTATACCTCTCcagagaaaaaaatgaaatgtcaaCTTCATTAAGTAATATCTGATTACATGAATATTATGCATGGCTAGTCTATAAGAAGCTTTACATGAAAgctcaattaaataaaatcagaCAAGATAACAATTTGCTGTCCATTTATTTTGCCTCAACAGACAGGGAATTTACAGCAAATGTGAATGCATAAGTAAAAGTTTGCATCAATTAAACTaaattctttccttttttcagcaTAAAGACCTCACCAATTAGGCTCCCTTTGTTAAGAAAAAGGTCTAAGGAGCAAAAATGTACACAGTGTTCAACTTCATAAATATTTAGTCATGggactatataaaaatatatatttattttaaaactaGACCCAGACACAAGTCTGGGTATGCTCCAGAAATACAAGTGTGTTCAGTGGACCCCCTTTTGTGACCCAGGATATGTGTTTTCATTGTGTTCGCTCTAACATCAAGTAAGTCTGTCCATAATAAATGCAATGAAAGTGTGAAAGGCTGATGTTACACCGGGTTTACATCATATTCAAATAAGCAGAAATACGAGTTATGCAAATATGTTCATACAGTTTGAAAATATTGTGTCTCCACAAGCAGTCACAAGTCATCAAAGTATACCAATGCATCATCAGAGCACCCTATCAATTCCTGAAAATGTGCATCTTTAGTTAataatatgattaaaaaaaatgacagtaaCTACTATCTATGATGTGCTTCCGTTTGCATATATGTGAGAGGTAAGAAAGATCTCTGGATGCCCAACATTTTTTCTACTGGATGAGCATTAGACTTAAAAATGTCATACCAAACATCAAATGTAAAAAAGCAAATTATGAAAAATGCAATTCCATAGATTTCCAGTTTCTGCATAATGAAattgttaagatgtaaacaaagttgt contains:
- the LOC140549302 gene encoding cAMP-dependent protein kinase type II-beta regulatory subunit-like — encoded protein: MSIEIPAGLEELLIRFTVDVLRNQPRDVLDFALRYFERLNQNRGEDSPSAASRPGTKVNLSQETHCTEGKAEEDVELFAPATSTFTRRVSVSAETYNPYNEEEEHRECRIIHSKTDKQRQCLQEACRDILLFKNLDTKQMSEVLDAMFERRVQEDEHIIDQDDNGDNFYVIERGTFSIYMKVDGEERLRGTYKNHGSFGELALMYNTPRAATIIATSVGALWCLDRVTFRRIIVRNNAKKRKLYEAFIKSVPLLESLKSGERMKVVDVLCCQLYSDGERIIAQGDSADCFYIVESGQVRITVNKNGAETEIAVYSRGQYFGELALITNMPRAAFVYAVGNVQCLVMDVDAFERLLGPCKDIMKRNIANYKKQLAKLFESDTDIACLPPNT